CTGGTAGAACTCGACCACGTCACCGCGAAAACCCAGGTCCACACCCCCAGCGTGGACCTGGGTCCGCCGGACTTCCAACCCCCTACGCTGCGCCCTCGGCGAACTGCGCCGCGTACAGCCGGTGGTAGGCGCCCTCGGCCGCGATGAGCTGCTCGTGCGTGCCCTGCTCCACGATCCGCCCGGCCTCCATGACCAGGATCAGGTCGGCGTCGCGGATGGTGGACAGCCGGTGGGCGATGACGAAGCTGGTGCGCGAGGACCGCAGGGCCGCCATCGCGTGCTGCACCAGCGACTCCGTGCGGGTGTCCACCGAGCTGGTCGCCTCGTCCAGGATCAGCAGCGCCGGGTCGGCCAGGAACGCGCGCGCGATGGTGATCAGCTGCTTCTCGCCCGCGCTGACGTTGCCGCCCTCCTCGTCGATCACGGTGTCGTACCCGTCGGGCAGGGTGCGCACGAACCGGTCGACGAACGCCGCCCGCGCCGCCGCCACGACCTCGTCGTCGGTCGCGCCGGGACGGCCGTAGGCGATGTTGTCCCGGATGGTCCCGCCGAACAGCCAGGTGTCCTGGAGCACCATGCCGGTCCGCGACCGCAGGTCCTCGCGCCGCATCTCCGTCACGTCCACGCCGTCGAGCGTGATCCGCCCGCCGTCGAGCTCGTAGAACCGCATGATCAGGTTGACCAGGGTGGTCTTGCCCGCCCCGGTCGGCCCGACGATGGCCACGGTCTGGCCCGGTTCGGCGACCAGCGACAGGTCCCGGATCAGCGGCTGCTCGGGCGTGTAGGAGAAGGCCACGTCGTGGAACTCCACCCGGCCCCGGCGCGTGGCCGGCTGGACGGCGTCCACCGGGTCGGGCGTCTGCTCCTCGGCGTCGAGCAGCTCGAACACCCGCTCGGCCGACGCCACCCCGGACTGCATCAGGTTCGCCATCGACGCCACCTGCGTCAGCGGCTGGGTGAACTGGCGCGAGTACTGGATGAACGCCTGCACCTCGCCCAGCGTCATCGCCCCGGAGGTGATGCGCAGCCCGCCGACCACGGCGATGGCCACGTAGCTGAGGTTGGACAGGAAGAACATCGTCGGCATGATCAGGCCGGACACGAACTGCGCCCCGGTGGAGGACTCCACCAGCTCGTCGTTGCGCCGCCGGAACTCCGCCTCGGACTCCTGCTGCCGCCCGAACACCTTCACCAGCTGGTGCCCGGTGAACGCCTCCTCGATGTGGGCGTTGAGCGCGCCGGTCTGCTTCCACTGCGCGATGAACAGCTGCTGCGACTTCTTCCGGATGCGCCCGGTGACCACGACCGACGCGGGGATGATGGCCAGCGCGATCAGCGCCAGCAGCGGCGAGATGGTCACCATCATCACCAGCACGCCGATCACGGTCAGCCCGGACATCAGCAGCTGGCTCAGCGTCTGCTGCAACGTGGTGGCCACGTTGTCGATGTCGTTGGTGACCCGCGACAGCAGCTCGCCGCGCGGCTGGGCGTCGAAGTAGCGCAGCGGCAGCCGGTGCAGCTTCTCCTCGACCTCCTCGCGCAGCCGGAACACGAACCGCTGCACCACGTCGTTGAGGATGCGGGCCTGCACCCAGGCGAACACCGACGACGCCAGGTACAGCGCGGCCACCCACGCCAGCACCTCGCCCAGGGCGCGGAAGTCGATGCCGGGTCCGCCGCGGGCCTGCCCGAGCACGCCGGTGAAGATGATGTCGGTGGCGTGGCCGAGGATCTTCGGTCCGGCCACGCCGAGGCCGACGCTGATGACGGCCAGGACGAGCACGGCGACCAGGGTGTTGCGCTCGCCGCGCATCCGGTTGGCCAGCCGCCGCGCGGACGGGCCGAAGTTCTGGGCCTTGCCGACGGGCATGCCCATGCCGGGGAAGGGCCCGCCGCCGCCGATGCGGGCGGGCGGTCGGGTGGTGGTGGGGGCGCTCATGCGACCTGCTCCACGGTGAGCTGGGACTGGACGATTTCGACGTAGGTGGGGCAGGTGTCGAGCAGTTCGTGGTGCGTGCCGACGCCGACCACGGCGCCGTTGTCGAGCACCACGATCCGGTCGGCGTCGAGGATGGTGGACACGCGCTGCGCCACCACGACCACGGCGGACTCCGAGGTGTGCGGCTTGAGCGCCGCGCGCAGGCGGGCGTCGGTGGCCACGTCCAGCGCGGAGAAGGCGTCGTCGAACAGGTACACCTCGGGCTTGCGCACCAGCGCCCGCGCGATGGACAGCCGCTGCCGCTGGCCGCCGGAGACGTTGGTGCCGCCCTGCGCGATGGCCGCGTCCAGACCGCCCATGGCCTCCACGAAGTCACGGGCCTGCGCGATCTCCAGCGCCTCCCACAGCTCGTCGTCGGTGGCCTCGGGCCGGCCGTAGCGCAGGTTGCTCGCCACCGTGCCGGTGAACAGGTAGGGCTTCTGCGGCACCAGCCCGAGCTTGGCGCGCAGCACGTCCGGGTCGGCCTCGCGGACGTCCACGCCATCGACCAGCACGGCCCCCGCGGTGACGTCGATCAGCCGGGGCACCAGGTTGAGCAGGGTGGTCTTGCCCGCGCCCGTGCTGCCGATGACGGCGGTGGTCTGGCCGCGCTCGGCCCGGAAGCTCACGCCGCGCAGCACCGGGTCCACCGCGCCGGGGTAGCGGAACTCGACGTCCCGGAACTCGACCTCAGCGCGTGCCGGCAGCTCGCCGACCGGGCTGACCGGCGGCGTCACGGACGGCTCGGCGTCGAGCACCTCGTTGATCCGTTCCGCGCACACGGCGGCGCGCGGCACCATCATCGAGATGAAGGTCGCCATCGTGACCGACATGAGGATCTGCATGAGGTAGCTGAGGAACGCGGTCAGCGCGCCGATCCGCATCTCCCCGGTGTCCAGGCGCAGCGCGCCGAACCACAGCACGGCGACGCTGGAGCCGTTGAACAGCAGCATCACCACGGGGAAGGTCATCGCCTGGAGCCGACCCACCCGCAGGGCGGTCTGGGTCAGCGCGGTGTTGGCGTCGGCGAACCGCTCGGTCTCGGCGCGTTCCCGCACGAACGCCCGCACCACGCGGATGCCGGACAGCTGCTCGCGCAGCACCCGGTTGACGTCGTCGATGCGTTCCTGCATCCCCCGGAACAGCGGGACCATCCGG
This DNA window, taken from Saccharothrix variisporea, encodes the following:
- a CDS encoding ABC transporter ATP-binding protein, translated to MSAPTTTRPPARIGGGGPFPGMGMPVGKAQNFGPSARRLANRMRGERNTLVAVLVLAVISVGLGVAGPKILGHATDIIFTGVLGQARGGPGIDFRALGEVLAWVAALYLASSVFAWVQARILNDVVQRFVFRLREEVEEKLHRLPLRYFDAQPRGELLSRVTNDIDNVATTLQQTLSQLLMSGLTVIGVLVMMVTISPLLALIALAIIPASVVVTGRIRKKSQQLFIAQWKQTGALNAHIEEAFTGHQLVKVFGRQQESEAEFRRRNDELVESSTGAQFVSGLIMPTMFFLSNLSYVAIAVVGGLRITSGAMTLGEVQAFIQYSRQFTQPLTQVASMANLMQSGVASAERVFELLDAEEQTPDPVDAVQPATRRGRVEFHDVAFSYTPEQPLIRDLSLVAEPGQTVAIVGPTGAGKTTLVNLIMRFYELDGGRITLDGVDVTEMRREDLRSRTGMVLQDTWLFGGTIRDNIAYGRPGATDDEVVAAARAAFVDRFVRTLPDGYDTVIDEEGGNVSAGEKQLITIARAFLADPALLILDEATSSVDTRTESLVQHAMAALRSSRTSFVIAHRLSTIRDADLILVMEAGRIVEQGTHEQLIAAEGAYHRLYAAQFAEGAA
- a CDS encoding ABC transporter ATP-binding protein; amino-acid sequence: MLTRLLRVYLRPYRRELTAVLALQLVGTVASLYLPSLNADIIDFGIATGDTGYIMSTGGWMLLVTTVQIVCSVGAVYYSARTAMGFGRDVRSALFHRVGELSAREVAAFGPSSLITRNTNDVQQVQLLVVMVCTMLVTAPIMCVAGIVMALQEDVGLSWLLVAFVPAMVIAVGLIVSRMVPLFRGMQERIDDVNRVLREQLSGIRVVRAFVRERAETERFADANTALTQTALRVGRLQAMTFPVVMLLFNGSSVAVLWFGALRLDTGEMRIGALTAFLSYLMQILMSVTMATFISMMVPRAAVCAERINEVLDAEPSVTPPVSPVGELPARAEVEFRDVEFRYPGAVDPVLRGVSFRAERGQTTAVIGSTGAGKTTLLNLVPRLIDVTAGAVLVDGVDVREADPDVLRAKLGLVPQKPYLFTGTVASNLRYGRPEATDDELWEALEIAQARDFVEAMGGLDAAIAQGGTNVSGGQRQRLSIARALVRKPEVYLFDDAFSALDVATDARLRAALKPHTSESAVVVVAQRVSTILDADRIVVLDNGAVVGVGTHHELLDTCPTYVEIVQSQLTVEQVA